Proteins co-encoded in one Deinococcus arcticus genomic window:
- a CDS encoding TetR/AcrR family transcriptional regulator: protein MARKVNPIQDRLRRAALERAAYLAIYERGYAGVTLADIAAHAGVSRGTLVYHFGSRAGLLAAVMRRFSRTIAVATRRAVRQAQTPEGKLRAYVDNQFYGIENTRRFYTVSLDFLAAATRDPELMAVQRAALRESLGADLELARLAGEGGADARARLLRAMVEGLSVRFLADPAPDLAQYRADCLAGLRAVLGDGEWSVVSGA from the coding sequence ATGGCGCGAAAGGTCAATCCCATTCAGGACCGTCTGCGCCGCGCCGCCCTGGAACGCGCCGCGTACCTCGCCATCTATGAACGGGGCTACGCCGGGGTCACGCTGGCAGACATCGCCGCGCACGCCGGGGTCAGCCGGGGCACGCTGGTGTACCACTTCGGCAGCCGCGCGGGCCTGCTGGCAGCCGTGATGCGCCGCTTTTCGCGCACCATCGCCGTGGCCACCCGCCGCGCTGTGCGCCAGGCCCAGACCCCCGAGGGCAAGCTGCGTGCCTACGTGGACAACCAGTTTTACGGCATCGAGAACACCCGGCGCTTCTACACCGTCTCGCTGGACTTTCTGGCCGCCGCCACCCGCGACCCCGAACTGATGGCGGTGCAGCGCGCGGCCCTGCGCGAATCGCTGGGCGCCGATCTGGAACTGGCCCGGCTGGCGGGCGAGGGCGGCGCCGACGCCCGCGCCCGCTTGCTGCGCGCGATGGTCGAGGGCCTGAGCGTGCGCTTTCTGGCTGACCCCGCCCCCGATCTGGCGCAGTACCGCGCTGACTGTCTGGCGGGGCTGCGGGCGGTGCTGGGTGACGGGGAGTGGTCAGTGGTGAGTGGGGCGTAG
- a CDS encoding LrgB family protein produces the protein MGWLALTLLAFALGVWAQARWRTPLANPTLIATLAVAGTLLVSGTPYATYAGAARPLTSLLAPAVVALAAPLYRHRALLARQWRALVLGGLAGTALAVAANALLAHALRLSPGAARALLTAPATSPVALQLAPFTQAPPALAATLAVLSGLLGALLLPPVLTRLGVRHPLARGLAMGAVAHGIGTARAREEGEQTGAAASVGMGLAALLVTAVVGTLAALGHR, from the coding sequence ATGGGCTGGCTGGCCCTGACGCTGCTGGCCTTTGCGCTGGGTGTGTGGGCGCAGGCACGCTGGCGCACGCCGCTGGCCAACCCCACCCTGATCGCCACCCTGGCCGTGGCGGGGACGCTGCTGGTTTCAGGCACTCCGTACGCCACCTATGCCGGGGCCGCCCGCCCCCTCACCAGCCTGCTGGCCCCGGCGGTGGTGGCGCTGGCTGCGCCGCTCTACCGGCACCGGGCGCTGCTGGCGCGGCAGTGGCGGGCCCTGGTGCTGGGTGGGCTGGCGGGCACCGCGCTGGCTGTGGCCGCCAATGCGCTGCTGGCCCACGCGCTGCGCCTCTCGCCCGGCGCCGCCCGCGCCCTGCTGACCGCGCCGGCCACCAGCCCCGTGGCCCTGCAACTGGCGCCCTTCACGCAGGCGCCGCCCGCCCTGGCGGCCACCCTGGCGGTGCTCTCGGGGCTACTGGGCGCCCTGCTGCTGCCCCCGGTGCTGACCCGGCTGGGGGTGCGCCATCCCCTGGCACGCGGGCTGGCCATGGGCGCCGTGGCCCACGGGATCGGCACTGCGCGGGCGCGGGAGGAGGGCGAGCAGACTGGCGCGGCGGCGTCCGTGGGCATGGGGCTGGCGGCGCTGCTGGTCACGGCCGTGGTGGGGACCCTGGCGGCGCTGGGGCACCGCTGA
- a CDS encoding CidA/LrgA family protein, which yields MSTPAHPAPPWPPPVRFVLGLGVLLGFAAAGEALAGTLGLPLPGPVVGLALLWAALGLGVVRLAWIEGAADSLLGVLGLLFVPATAGAVQFLSAGAAWGLWLLIMTAALLLGAGAAGLIAQRRLRPEP from the coding sequence GTGAGCACCCCCGCCCACCCGGCCCCGCCCTGGCCGCCCCCCGTGCGCTTCGTGCTGGGGCTGGGCGTGCTGCTGGGCTTTGCGGCGGCCGGCGAAGCCCTGGCAGGGACCCTGGGCCTGCCGCTGCCAGGGCCGGTAGTGGGGCTGGCGCTGCTGTGGGCGGCCCTGGGGCTGGGGGTGGTCAGGCTGGCCTGGATCGAGGGCGCCGCCGACAGCCTGCTGGGCGTGCTGGGGCTGCTGTTCGTGCCCGCCACCGCCGGGGCGGTGCAGTTCCTGAGCGCGGGAGCTGCCTGGGGCCTGTGGCTGCTGATCATGACCGCGGCGCTGCTGCTGGGCGCCGGCGCGGCCGGGCTGATCGCCCAGCGGCGGCTGCGTCCGGAGCCCTAG
- a CDS encoding 5'-methylthioadenosine/adenosylhomocysteine nucleosidase, whose protein sequence is MLAIIGAMDEEIEVLLADLQAREDLTFPGVTLHRGALDGVPVLLTRGGIGKVNAAMTTTYLLGQGATRVIFTGVAGALHPELRVGDIVVSTDCVQHDVDVTALNYPLGTVPGESASWAADPILRAVALEAAAEVPGVQVMEGRVASGDQFIAAREDVQRLWTAFGAACAEMEGAAVAQVCAKAEVPFVVIRSVSDTADHSAEVDYREFMPQVARHAKQVVRGMLARLSGKASA, encoded by the coding sequence ATGCTGGCGATCATTGGCGCAATGGACGAAGAAATCGAGGTGCTGCTGGCCGATCTGCAGGCCCGCGAGGATCTCACCTTTCCGGGCGTGACCCTGCACCGGGGCGCGCTGGACGGCGTGCCGGTGCTGCTCACCCGCGGCGGCATTGGCAAGGTGAACGCCGCCATGACCACCACCTACCTGCTGGGGCAGGGCGCCACCCGCGTGATCTTTACCGGCGTGGCGGGCGCGCTGCACCCAGAGCTGCGTGTGGGCGACATCGTGGTCAGCACCGACTGCGTGCAGCACGATGTGGACGTCACGGCCCTGAACTACCCGCTGGGCACGGTGCCGGGCGAGAGCGCCAGCTGGGCAGCCGACCCCATCCTGCGCGCGGTGGCCCTGGAAGCGGCGGCCGAGGTGCCGGGCGTGCAGGTGATGGAAGGCCGCGTGGCCAGCGGTGACCAGTTCATCGCCGCGCGCGAGGACGTGCAGCGCCTGTGGACCGCCTTTGGCGCCGCCTGCGCCGAGATGGAAGGCGCCGCTGTGGCCCAGGTGTGCGCCAAGGCCGAGGTGCCCTTTGTGGTGATCCGCTCGGTCAGCGACACCGCCGACCACAGCGCCGAGGTGGATTACCGCGAATTCATGCCGCAGGTGGCCCGCCACGCCAAGCAGGTGGTGCGCGGCATGCTCGCTCGCTTGAGTGGCAAAGCCAGCGCCTGA
- a CDS encoding MalY/PatB family protein: protein MTDARFEAPNPRDTLDPAALRHPDSFKWTLYPEDVIPLWIADMDYPVAPPIVAALQDRLAHGLGYAQLLGDPALKAALSAKLAGQGLTGLPPEGITFLPGVVPGIYAAVHALTSPGELVVTMTPVYHPFHLAITDQGRRVSGVALRDTEGGYEINWAALDAASRGARLLLLCHPHNPTGRVWTADELRRLRDLVLARDLFVMSDELHADLRLSAEPFEAFAADPRVQSRTLTLTGPCKAYNTAGLGIGAMISHNAALVGRVRAAAGGLMGHESALSVTMWRAALQEGGPWLQDTLAYLRGNRDLLLEYVREHWPWARLHTPQATYLAWLDLRAHPRAGDMQAFLLDEARVAVHDGPVFAHEAHKAQYQGFIRLNFATSRELLQEALARMNRAFGEAGM, encoded by the coding sequence ATGACGGACGCCCGCTTTGAGGCCCCCAACCCGCGCGACACGCTGGACCCGGCGGCCCTGCGCCACCCCGATTCCTTCAAGTGGACCCTGTACCCCGAAGACGTGATTCCGCTGTGGATTGCCGATATGGATTACCCGGTGGCTCCGCCCATCGTGGCGGCGCTGCAAGACCGGCTGGCCCACGGCCTGGGCTACGCTCAGCTGCTGGGCGACCCGGCGCTGAAAGCCGCCCTGAGCGCCAAGCTGGCTGGCCAGGGCCTGACGGGCCTGCCGCCCGAGGGCATCACCTTCCTGCCCGGCGTGGTGCCCGGCATCTACGCGGCGGTGCATGCCCTGACCAGCCCCGGCGAACTGGTGGTGACCATGACGCCGGTGTACCACCCCTTTCACCTCGCCATCACCGACCAGGGGCGGCGGGTCTCCGGCGTGGCCCTGCGCGACACAGAAGGCGGCTACGAGATCAACTGGGCGGCGCTGGACGCAGCGTCACGCGGCGCGCGGCTGCTGCTGCTGTGCCACCCCCACAACCCCACTGGGCGCGTGTGGACGGCGGACGAACTGCGCCGCCTGCGCGACCTCGTGCTGGCGCGCGACCTGTTTGTGATGAGTGACGAACTGCACGCCGACCTGCGCCTGAGCGCCGAACCCTTTGAGGCCTTTGCCGCCGATCCCCGCGTGCAGAGCCGCACGCTGACCCTGACTGGACCGTGCAAGGCGTACAACACCGCCGGCCTGGGCATTGGCGCCATGATCAGCCACAACGCCGCGCTGGTGGGCCGGGTGCGGGCGGCAGCGGGCGGCCTGATGGGCCATGAGAGCGCCCTGAGCGTGACGATGTGGCGCGCGGCCCTGCAGGAGGGCGGCCCCTGGCTGCAGGACACGCTGGCCTACCTGCGCGGCAACCGCGACCTTCTGCTGGAGTATGTGCGTGAACACTGGCCCTGGGCCCGGCTGCATACGCCCCAGGCCACCTACCTCGCGTGGCTGGACCTGCGCGCCCACCCCCGCGCCGGGGACATGCAGGCCTTCCTGCTGGACGAAGCCCGCGTTGCCGTGCACGACGGCCCCGTCTTTGCCCACGAGGCCCACAAGGCGCAGTACCAGGGCTTTATCCGCCTGAATTTCGCCACCAGCCGCGAGCTACTGCAAGAGGCGCTGGCGCGAATGAACCGGGCGTTTGGGGAAGCGGGGATGTAG
- the hisG gene encoding ATP phosphoribosyltransferase, protein MTHPPTHGQGHLTLALPKGRILEEAVALLARAGLPLQVPEKSRALRHEFPGVTVLELRNQDVPTYVDLGVADAGIVGKDVLIESGRAVYEPVDLHFAGCRLSLIREVGASGEIARVGTKYPRAARAYLNAQGIPAEIVKLSGNIELACLTGLADAVVDLVQTGGTLRANNLEEVDVLFHSSARLIVNRAALKVRRERLRPLIEALRELTAGGV, encoded by the coding sequence ATGACCCACCCACCCACCCACGGCCAGGGGCACCTGACCCTGGCCCTGCCCAAGGGCCGCATTCTGGAAGAAGCGGTGGCGCTGCTGGCCCGCGCGGGGCTGCCGCTGCAGGTGCCGGAAAAATCGCGCGCTCTGCGCCACGAGTTCCCCGGCGTGACCGTGCTGGAGCTGCGCAATCAGGACGTGCCCACCTACGTGGACCTGGGCGTGGCCGACGCCGGCATTGTGGGCAAGGACGTGCTGATTGAATCGGGCCGGGCAGTGTACGAGCCGGTGGACCTGCACTTTGCCGGCTGCCGCCTGTCTCTCATCCGCGAGGTGGGGGCCTCGGGCGAGATCGCCCGGGTGGGCACCAAGTACCCCCGCGCCGCCCGCGCCTACCTGAATGCCCAGGGCATCCCTGCCGAGATCGTCAAGCTCAGCGGCAACATTGAGCTGGCCTGCCTGACCGGCCTTGCAGACGCGGTGGTGGACCTGGTGCAGACCGGGGGCACCCTGCGCGCCAACAACCTCGAAGAGGTGGACGTGCTGTTTCACTCCAGCGCCCGCCTGATTGTGAACCGCGCGGCCCTCAAGGTGCGCCGCGAGCGGCTCCGCCCCCTGATTGAAGCGCTGCGCGAGTTGACGGCAGGCGGGGTTTAG
- the hisZ gene encoding ATP phosphoribosyltransferase regulatory subunit, which translates to MPSVSAAFSSDPARLSAFIPEGTRDVLPPEWAQREAIRAQLSACFGRWGYRGVEVPALEYASPQHPQDALAFKLIDSGGQVLALRSEFTTAVGRLVRARFPQGPFPLRLQYSGRLWLRALSSELGRLREFNQLGVELIGVETPAADAELLHLAAAALQAVGVRAQVEVGYPGFVDAVLEDAGLHGPARAALHDAVDRKSGADVDLLCERFGLGLDTRRTLHALTDLYGGPEVLDAAQALAQGGRAQEAVAHLRAVACLYAGPLLFDLGVSRRYDYYTGLTFRAYAAGLNQPVLGGGRYALSGGGPGGGALPGAGFALGLERLMRALAPMLPPEPEVVLALDLKAAEAARAQGLHAELAWTDDEAQLRAFCAARGIERMVGSGPAGVTFTAVGA; encoded by the coding sequence ATGCCCAGCGTGAGTGCCGCTTTTTCCTCTGACCCCGCGCGCCTGTCGGCGTTCATTCCCGAGGGCACGCGCGACGTGCTGCCCCCGGAATGGGCGCAGCGCGAGGCGATTCGTGCCCAGCTGTCGGCGTGTTTTGGCCGCTGGGGCTACCGGGGCGTGGAGGTCCCGGCCCTGGAATATGCCAGCCCGCAGCATCCCCAGGACGCGCTGGCCTTCAAGCTGATTGATTCGGGCGGGCAGGTGCTGGCGCTGCGCAGCGAATTCACCACCGCCGTGGGCCGACTGGTGCGCGCCCGCTTTCCGCAGGGGCCCTTTCCGCTGCGGCTGCAGTACAGCGGGCGGCTGTGGCTGCGCGCCCTGAGCAGCGAACTGGGCCGCCTGCGCGAATTTAACCAGCTGGGCGTGGAACTGATTGGCGTGGAGACCCCCGCTGCCGACGCCGAACTGCTGCATCTGGCCGCCGCCGCCCTGCAGGCCGTGGGCGTGAGGGCGCAGGTGGAAGTGGGCTACCCCGGCTTCGTGGACGCCGTACTGGAAGACGCCGGCCTGCACGGCCCGGCCCGCGCCGCCCTGCACGACGCCGTGGATCGCAAGAGCGGCGCCGACGTGGACCTGCTGTGCGAGCGCTTTGGCCTGGGTCTGGACACCCGGCGCACCCTGCACGCCCTGACCGACCTGTACGGCGGCCCCGAGGTGCTGGACGCCGCGCAGGCCCTGGCCCAGGGGGGGCGGGCCCAGGAGGCCGTGGCGCACCTGCGCGCGGTGGCCTGCCTGTACGCGGGCCCGTTGCTGTTCGATCTGGGCGTCAGCCGCCGCTACGACTACTACACCGGGCTGACCTTCCGCGCCTACGCTGCTGGCCTGAACCAGCCGGTGCTGGGGGGCGGGCGCTACGCCCTGAGCGGCGGCGGCCCCGGGGGCGGCGCCCTGCCCGGGGCGGGGTTTGCCCTGGGCCTGGAGCGCCTGATGCGCGCCCTGGCCCCCATGCTGCCCCCGGAGCCAGAGGTGGTGCTGGCCCTGGACCTGAAGGCCGCCGAAGCCGCCCGCGCCCAGGGCCTGCACGCCGAACTGGCCTGGACCGACGACGAGGCGCAGCTGCGGGCCTTTTGCGCGGCGCGCGGCATTGAGCGCATGGTGGGCAGTGGCCCGGCGGGCGTAACCTTCACGGCGGTGGGCGCATGA
- a CDS encoding endonuclease III domain-containing protein, with protein sequence MPRPPEVFAVPESLPEVTRRLVAEYLPEAGPGPRTRPAELLNELIRTILGQQNTRDAAGRQFRALKAAYGRWEAALLDGPDGIEATLKAAGGGLHRAKAAHLHGLLSALAGQAGDEDRALGLDGLATLDDEGARAALQRLPGVGRHTANLMLLFDLGRAAMPVEGHLDRLARRLGWVPDGWAGARVERWYDSVTPRTHGARWALHVGGVRHGRATCTPRHPRCDHCVLADLCPSAALLGPGTRTPQTAAILGP encoded by the coding sequence ATGCCCCGCCCGCCTGAAGTCTTTGCCGTTCCAGAGAGCCTGCCCGAGGTCACGCGCCGGCTGGTGGCCGAATACCTGCCCGAGGCCGGGCCCGGGCCGCGCACCCGCCCCGCCGAGCTGCTGAACGAACTGATCCGCACGATTCTGGGCCAGCAGAACACCCGCGACGCCGCTGGCCGGCAGTTCCGCGCCCTGAAGGCGGCGTATGGACGCTGGGAGGCCGCCCTGCTGGACGGCCCCGACGGCATAGAAGCCACCCTGAAAGCTGCTGGTGGGGGCCTGCACCGTGCCAAGGCCGCGCACCTGCATGGCCTGCTGAGCGCCCTGGCCGGGCAGGCTGGTGACGAGGACCGCGCCCTGGGCTTAGACGGGCTGGCCACGCTGGACGACGAGGGGGCCCGCGCCGCGCTGCAGCGGCTGCCCGGCGTGGGGCGCCACACGGCCAACCTGATGCTGCTGTTCGACCTGGGCCGCGCCGCCATGCCCGTCGAGGGCCACCTGGACCGGCTGGCCCGCCGCCTGGGCTGGGTACCGGACGGCTGGGCGGGCGCCCGCGTGGAGCGCTGGTACGACAGCGTGACCCCGCGCACCCACGGGGCCCGCTGGGCGCTGCATGTGGGGGGGGTGCGCCACGGCCGCGCCACCTGCACCCCGCGCCACCCGCGCTGCGACCATTGCGTGCTGGCCGATCTGTGCCCCTCGGCGGCGCTGCTGGGGCCAGGGACGCGGACACCGCAGACAGCCGCTATCCTCGGGCCATGA
- a CDS encoding 3'(2'),5'-bisphosphate nucleotidase CysQ family protein: MTAPSSQSLASQSLGREQAVAEGLAREAGALLRTHLRAGFTVEHKTGPDDPVTAADRDASVLILRGLAQSFPGDGLLSEEAADSPARLAHERVWIVDPIDGTKEFASGSPDFCVSIGLAVAGEPVLGVVYAPATDELFSGVVGEGGVALNGESVPPPSPGPDWHVAVSDTEYGRELHAVPLPGMAPSGSIALKLARIAAGQADATFSMSPRSEWDLAAGHALLRAAGGEVRRRDGRPIRYNGPRPHIEQGLIAGHPAALAWLEAALAEHRVPLAHLGLTPADPAWTVLPAEDQVALAGHPGVNVRHAGGQTLALLVVDPATGATLRAQGDAFHLERLTRDVTRALGTLAQAAGDTGA; the protein is encoded by the coding sequence ATGACGGCGCCCTCTTCTCAATCCCTGGCTTCTCAATCCCTGGGCCGCGAACAGGCGGTGGCCGAAGGGCTGGCGCGCGAGGCCGGCGCCCTGCTGCGCACCCACCTGCGCGCGGGCTTCACGGTGGAACACAAGACGGGTCCCGACGACCCTGTGACGGCCGCCGACCGCGACGCCTCGGTCCTCATTCTGCGCGGACTGGCGCAGTCGTTTCCCGGCGACGGCCTGCTGTCCGAGGAGGCGGCCGACAGCCCCGCCCGGCTGGCGCACGAACGGGTGTGGATCGTGGACCCCATCGACGGCACCAAGGAATTTGCCTCTGGCAGCCCTGACTTCTGTGTGAGCATTGGTCTGGCGGTGGCCGGCGAACCGGTGCTGGGCGTGGTGTATGCCCCCGCCACCGATGAGCTGTTCAGCGGCGTGGTGGGCGAGGGGGGCGTGGCCCTGAACGGGGAAAGCGTGCCCCCGCCTTCCCCGGGCCCGGACTGGCACGTGGCCGTGTCTGACACGGAATATGGCCGCGAACTGCACGCCGTGCCGCTGCCCGGCATGGCGCCCAGCGGCAGCATCGCCCTGAAGCTGGCGCGCATCGCCGCCGGGCAGGCCGACGCCACCTTTTCCATGTCGCCGCGCAGCGAGTGGGACCTGGCCGCCGGCCACGCCCTGCTGCGTGCCGCCGGGGGCGAGGTGCGCCGCCGCGACGGCCGCCCCATTCGCTACAACGGGCCACGCCCCCACATCGAGCAGGGCCTGATCGCCGGGCACCCGGCGGCGCTGGCGTGGCTGGAGGCGGCCCTGGCCGAGCACCGCGTGCCGCTGGCCCACCTGGGCCTGACCCCGGCCGACCCGGCGTGGACGGTGCTGCCCGCCGAGGATCAGGTGGCGCTGGCCGGTCACCCGGGCGTGAATGTGCGCCATGCAGGCGGGCAGACGCTGGCCCTGCTGGTGGTGGACCCCGCAACCGGGGCCACCCTGCGCGCCCAGGGGGACGCCTTTCACCTGGAGCGCCTGACCCGCGACGTGACCCGCGCCCTGGGCACCCTGGCCCAGGCGGCCGGTGACACTGGGGCATGA
- a CDS encoding GNAT family N-acetyltransferase, with product MTARPSSGARVTLKPVLEFTAAEWRTLHAFFRSRELADWNDARPIRLPGWLFRRVMQEEERTGERAGFGVLDEQGRLIGSAELYDLRPPPPLTPTAATLGVMIGLPELWGQGYGRAAVGAVLAWAFGGDTPLSRVRLTTFAHNRRAQRAFAACGFQEVGRTARAGRTDVHMELTRAQWLAAQEPRAQNAAE from the coding sequence ATGACCGCGCGGCCTTCTTCCGGGGCCCGGGTGACCCTGAAGCCGGTGCTGGAGTTCACGGCGGCCGAGTGGCGCACCCTGCACGCCTTTTTTCGCAGCCGAGAACTGGCCGACTGGAACGACGCCCGGCCCATCCGTCTGCCGGGCTGGCTGTTTCGCCGGGTCATGCAGGAAGAAGAGCGCACCGGCGAGCGCGCAGGGTTCGGCGTGCTGGACGAGCAGGGCCGCCTGATCGGCAGCGCCGAGCTGTACGACCTGCGCCCGCCACCTCCCCTGACGCCCACGGCCGCCACCCTGGGCGTGATGATCGGCCTGCCCGAGCTGTGGGGCCAGGGCTACGGGCGCGCGGCGGTGGGGGCGGTCCTGGCCTGGGCCTTTGGGGGCGACACACCGCTGTCGCGCGTGCGCCTGACCACCTTTGCCCACAACCGCCGCGCGCAGCGGGCCTTTGCCGCCTGCGGCTTTCAGGAGGTGGGCCGCACCGCCCGCGCCGGGCGCACCGACGTGCACATGGAACTCACGCGCGCGCAGTGGCTGGCTGCGCAGGAACCCCGGGCCCAAAACGCGGCAGAATAG
- a CDS encoding D-2-hydroxyacid dehydrogenase has protein sequence MRVLVPDAPEFRALAAHDEGSVPGVDFAFYSRTEVPQGPADGAVLWLVGPDIRRQLLATPGLRWVLTLTAGIEHVQGQLPEGAALYNASRLHDRAVATHVLAGMLAASRGLHLFRDAQARRQWASPALPGPAPLTTLDGQRVVLWGHGHIGRQLEGMLSPLGAQVSGIRSGTPAGERQELLAAADWVVLLLPGTEQTRGAVNAQTLSGLKPGAWLCNVGRGPLIVTDDLVRALQDGTLGGAVLDVTDPEPLPADHVLWTLPNVILTPHIASTTADLVARGAELTRNFLIDLQQGGEPEGRVEVGSLY, from the coding sequence ATGCGCGTTCTTGTGCCCGATGCCCCGGAATTCCGTGCCCTGGCCGCCCACGACGAGGGCAGCGTGCCCGGCGTGGACTTCGCGTTTTACAGCCGCACCGAGGTGCCCCAGGGGCCTGCCGACGGCGCCGTGCTGTGGCTGGTGGGCCCGGACATCCGCCGGCAGTTGCTGGCCACCCCGGGGCTGCGCTGGGTGCTGACCCTGACGGCCGGTATTGAGCATGTGCAGGGCCAGTTGCCCGAGGGCGCCGCGCTGTACAACGCCAGCCGCCTGCACGACCGCGCCGTGGCCACGCATGTGCTGGCGGGCATGCTGGCGGCCTCGCGCGGGCTGCACCTGTTCCGGGACGCCCAGGCCCGGCGCCAGTGGGCCTCGCCCGCCCTGCCGGGCCCTGCCCCGCTGACCACGCTGGACGGGCAGCGGGTGGTGCTGTGGGGCCACGGCCATATTGGCCGCCAGCTGGAAGGGATGCTGAGCCCACTGGGCGCGCAGGTGAGTGGCATTCGCAGCGGCACCCCGGCCGGCGAGCGCCAGGAACTGCTGGCGGCGGCCGACTGGGTGGTGCTGCTCCTGCCGGGCACCGAACAGACGCGCGGCGCCGTGAATGCCCAGACCCTCTCGGGCCTGAAACCCGGCGCGTGGCTGTGCAACGTGGGCCGGGGCCCGCTGATCGTGACTGACGATCTGGTCCGGGCCCTGCAGGACGGCACGCTGGGCGGCGCCGTGCTGGACGTGACCGACCCCGAGCCCCTGCCGGCCGACCACGTCCTGTGGACCCTGCCCAACGTCATCCTGACCCCGCACATCGCCAGCACCACCGCCGATCTGGTGGCGCGAGGCGCCGAGCTGACCCGTAACTTCCTGATTGACCTGCAGCAGGGCGGCGAGCCCGAGGGCCGGGTGGAGGTGGGGAGCCTGTACTGA
- the mnmA gene encoding tRNA 2-thiouridine(34) synthase MnmA produces MSAPVPQPQPVPAPAPGTGERVLCAMSGGVDSSVTAALLKDQGYQVVGAMMRFWPDDKRVDTFDSCCSPDAAYEARRVAEQVGVPFYLLDYREQFQRHIVGPFLDEYARGRTPNPCVNCNTKVKFDELVKKAKMLGCRYVATGHYVKRVETETGEVQFWRGDDPRKDQTYFLWGTPQEALPHILFPVGELEKPQVRAIAEARGLLTARKPESQNICFVPGKVQDFVAEHLPQAGGYIREIATGEVVGEHLGTQFYTLGQKKGLGLYQSHRVRHVVHLEPATNTVWVGEYEDCLWRGLRAGGANYLLDLSALPRDLEVQVRYRTAPVKARVVHADEHGFELAFAEPQFAVAPGQSAVLYAGPRLLGGGLIEDHVRELPAPQPPPKQRPTVNLS; encoded by the coding sequence ATGAGCGCGCCTGTGCCCCAGCCCCAGCCCGTCCCCGCCCCTGCCCCTGGCACCGGGGAACGCGTGCTGTGCGCCATGTCTGGCGGCGTGGACAGCAGCGTTACGGCCGCGCTGCTCAAGGACCAGGGTTATCAGGTGGTGGGCGCCATGATGCGCTTCTGGCCCGACGACAAGCGGGTAGACACCTTCGACAGCTGCTGCTCGCCCGACGCCGCCTATGAAGCCCGCCGGGTGGCCGAACAGGTGGGGGTGCCCTTTTACCTGCTGGACTACCGCGAGCAGTTTCAGCGGCACATTGTGGGACCGTTTCTGGACGAATATGCCCGGGGCCGCACGCCCAACCCCTGCGTGAACTGCAACACCAAGGTCAAGTTCGACGAACTGGTGAAAAAGGCCAAGATGCTGGGCTGCCGCTACGTGGCCACCGGGCATTACGTGAAGCGGGTGGAAACGGAAACGGGCGAGGTGCAGTTCTGGCGCGGTGACGACCCCCGCAAGGACCAGACCTATTTCCTGTGGGGCACCCCGCAAGAGGCCCTGCCACACATCCTCTTTCCGGTGGGTGAACTGGAAAAGCCCCAGGTGCGCGCCATTGCCGAGGCGCGCGGCCTGCTGACTGCCCGCAAGCCCGAGAGCCAGAACATCTGCTTCGTGCCGGGCAAGGTGCAGGACTTCGTGGCCGAGCACCTGCCGCAGGCGGGGGGTTATATCCGCGAGATCGCCACGGGCGAGGTGGTGGGCGAGCACCTGGGCACGCAGTTCTACACGCTGGGACAGAAAAAGGGTCTGGGCCTGTACCAGAGCCACCGCGTGCGCCATGTGGTGCATCTGGAGCCGGCCACCAACACCGTCTGGGTGGGTGAGTACGAGGACTGTCTGTGGCGCGGCCTGCGGGCAGGCGGCGCAAACTACCTGCTGGACCTGTCCGCCCTGCCGCGTGACCTGGAGGTGCAGGTGCGCTACCGCACCGCCCCGGTGAAGGCGCGGGTGGTCCACGCCGACGAACACGGCTTCGAGCTGGCCTTTGCCGAGCCGCAGTTCGCCGTGGCCCCGGGCCAGAGCGCTGTGCTGTACGCCGGGCCCCGACTGCTGGGCGGCGGCCTGATTGAAGACCACGTGCGCGAGCTGCCTGCACCCCAGCCCCCGCCAAAACAGCGGCCTACCGTCAACCTGAGCTGA